The following are encoded in a window of Doryrhamphus excisus isolate RoL2022-K1 chromosome 16, RoL_Dexc_1.0, whole genome shotgun sequence genomic DNA:
- the LOC131104498 gene encoding R3H domain-containing protein 1-like isoform X3 translates to MEGRAAGQVLCLCQHLPKTFAMRMSDKTDTETMKVTEVDDTASHHKDNAIQAGISEKGDREEPGSISTMDNKPVMSFKPNTKLKLVRSLAICEESFPCPILEPSPAPKDDFLLRMLEKEDGATQEQAEKEVCCDKASKADKNQRKMLSRDSSQDYTDSTGIDLHEFLVNTLKSNPRDRIMLLKLEQDILDFIGNNESQKRTFPPMTSYHRMLLHRVAAYFGMDHNVDLTGKSVVINKTTSTRIPDQKFSEHIKDDRADDFQKRYILKRDNSSFDRDDSTIRMRLKADKKSKSMEEREEEYQRARERIFAHDADHFILDRSSQDEDACMRTQQRRQMFRSQAGRSGASWQSSSETEMLPRHSEPRPWSSTDSSDSSNRLAPRPAITKASSFSGISCSLVRGDSSASSKSTGRLSKTGSESCSSVGSSSSSLSRPHRPFTVPASSRPKIPGAPLIYPAADTKGSTLSSMIRRAPLKPTPSTDATNYYVLSLEASGIPPGSVLVNPHTGKTFIHPSSSGIAYGAASAAPPAGRGPHQGKVSPHQLTSAASQQQQANQLHSQPTCPPFQPSSEAVHNPAVSYHLPPPPQFLPVCPNQQYTVPDSLNTQFSRVTLAQQSANNSGAPAADARHYAALYHHSAPVVLQGAPSQQVANYMVAGSSGGHPGMLQGQPVPLPTPGPNHAYPSSMPGHAAFPASSLSQQHTSVLQQHTYIHQPIQQMPTCYCSSTHHPQCSNQQQQQNYRPPVNPLAYNGPHSQNLPQQQVHQPVISSPVSSYQTVVGVQQTPNFALTGAQQSNIGSQMQGMMVQYSPVQSYQQVSVPHQTHQQPMLVSCQPGQGAVAVASMQPCYSLLPPPNQHTTMSSTVSFLPSPMMEQLQFPQNSPPCVAQQNQGQQYTAGLLPPPPGSGMVMLQMAAPPCQQPHTPSPCQQKQPSYKHLGLEHQRSHRPTERPPPYDNTQSSPPSSPALTPSPGQSPTVKGLPTGISSIPVMAHQHQLQLPTVFCPSGQGEAHYSLLGQPLQYKHAIRPPLIHTAHILAKHQAPIGVWRSGHGRKASRKSLPSEHSVGEAVSSQILKVMDPPEAGRGGEMDL, encoded by the exons CCAGTGATGTCATTTAAG CCTAACACCAAGCTAAAGCTTGTTCGCAGCCTGGCAATTTGTGAGGAATCCTTTCCTTGTCCAATTCTTGAGCCTTCACCTGCACCTAAG GATGACTTCCTCCTTAGAATGTTAGAAAAGGAAGATGGAGCTACACAGGAGCAAGCTGAGAAAGAAGTGTGCTGCGACAAGGCAAGCAAAGCTGACAAAAACCAGAGAAAAATGCTGTCCAGAG ATTCCAGCCAAGACTACACTGACTCTACTGGCATAGATCTCCATGAGTTTTTAGTGAACACATTGAAGAGCAATCCCAG GGACCGAATTATGCTGCTGAAGCTTGAACAGGACATCTTGGACTTCATCGGCAATAACGA AAGCCAAAAAAGAACATTCCCGCCTATGACGTCCTATCACAGGATGCTGTTACACAGAGTGGCCGCCTACTTCGGGATGGACCACAACGTGGACCTCACCGGAAAGTCTGTTGTCATCAACAAAACTACCAGCACAAGAAT ACCCGATCAGAAATTCTCCGAGCACATCAAGGATGACAGGGCAGACGATTTCCAGAAACGCTACATTCTCAAACGAGACAACTCCAGCTTTGATCGCGACGACAGCACG ATTCGGATGCGTTTGAAAGCAGACAAGAAAAGCAAATCGATGGAGGAGAGGGAAGAGGAGTACCAACGAGCCAGAGAAAGGATATTTGCACATGAT GCTGATCACTTCATACTGGATAGAAG CTCTCAGGATGAAGACGCATGCATGCGCACCCAGCAGAGGCGGCAAATGTTCAG GTCACAGGCCGGACGATCGGGTGCCAGCTGGCAAAGCAGCTCAGAGACAGAGATGCTGCCGCGACACAGCGAGCCTCGACCATGGAGCAGCACTGACAGCTCGGACAGCTCCAACCGCCTGGCCCCCCGACCTGCCATCACCAAGGCCAGCAGCTTCAGCGGCATCTCCTGCAGCTTGGTGCGAGGGGACAGCAGCGCCAGCAGCAAGAGCACTGGGAGGCTTTCCAAAACAG GATCAGAATCATGCAGTAGCGTCGGTTCTTCTTCAAGTTCGCTGTCCCGTCCCCACCGGCCTTTCACCGTGCCAGCCTCTTCACGGCCCAAAATCCCAGGAGCACCTTTAATCTACCCAGCTGCAGATACTAAAGGCTCAACACTCTCCAGCATGATCAGGAGGGCCCCGTTAAAGCCAACACCTTCTACTGACGCAACAAATTATTATGTGTTGTCATTGGAGGCCTCAGGGATACCACCTGGCAGCGTTCTGGTGAATCCACACACGG GCAAGACTTTCATTCATCCCAGCAGCAGTGGCATAGCTTATGGTGCGGCCAGTGCTGCACCCCCTGCCGGCAGGGGCCCACATCAGGGCAAGGTGTCGCCACATCAGCTGACCTCTGCTGCAAGCCAGCAACAGCAAGCCAATCAACTCCACTCTCAG CCGACTTGTCCTCCATTCCAGCCGTCCTCTGAAGCCGTCCATAATCCAGCGGTCTCTtaccatcttcctcctcctcctcagttcCTGCCTGTCTGTCCTAACCAACAGTACACTGTG CCTGACTCCCTCAACACCCAATTTAGTCGTGTGACACTGGCGCAGCAGTCGGCCAACAACAGTGGCGCGCCAGCTGCTGATGCCCGCCACTATGCAGCTCTGTATCACCACTCTGCCCCGGTGGTACTGCAGGGAGCACCCTCACAGCAGGTTGCCAACTACATGGTAGCAGGGTCCTCAGGGGGGCACCCTGGAATGCTCCAAGGCCAGCCTGTGCCACTTCCAACTCCAGGTCCTAACCATGCGTATCCCAGCAGCATGCCAGGTCATGCTGCTTTCCCCGCGTCCAGTCTGAGCCAGCAACACACGAGTGTGCTCCAGCAACACACCTACATCCATCAACCAATCCAGCAG ATGCCCACATGCTACTGCTCCTCAACACACCACCCTCAGTGTTCCaaccagcagcaacagcagaacTACCGTCCGCCTGTAAACCCTCTGGCCTACAACGGCCCTCACAGCCAAAACCTGCCACAGCAGCAAG tGCACCAGCCTGTGATTTCAAGCCCTGTGTCCAGTTACCAGACCGTAGTCGGTGTACAGCAAACACCGAACTTCGCTCTCACTGGTGCCCAGCAAAGCAATATTGGCAGTCAAATGCAAGGAATGATGGTTCAGTACTCTCCAGTGCAGTCCTATCAG CAGGTGTCCGTGCCACATCAGACGCACCAGCAGCCAATGTTGGTGTCATGCCAGCCAGGACAGGGCGCGGTGGCAGTTGCTAGCATGCAGCCCTGCTACAGTCTTCTCCCTCCTCCAAACCAGCACACCACCATGAG TTCTACCGTAAGTTTCCTCCCCTCCCCAATGATGGAGCAGCTCCAGTTTCCTCAGAACTCACCCCCCTGTGTTGCCCAGCAGAACCAAGGCCAGCAGTACACAG cAGGGTTGTTGCCCCCGCCCCCTGGCAGCGGTATGGTGATGCTGCAAATGGCAGCGCCCCCCTGCCAGCAGCCCCACACCCCTTCCCCCTGCCAGCAGAAGCAGCCCAGCTACAAACACCTGGGCCTTGAGCACCAGCGCAGCCACCGACCGACTGAACGGCCCCCCCCTTATGACAACACACAG AGCAGCCCGCCCTCGTCCCCGGCACTCACTCCCTCACCGGGCCAGTCGCCCACAGTCAAGGGTCTCCCAACAGGCATCTCATCCATCCCGGTCATGGCCCACCAGCACCAACTGCAGCTCCCTACAGTCTTCTGCCCCAGTGGACAAG GTGAAGCACACTACTCCCTGCTGGGTCAGCCTCTGCAGTACAAACACGCCATCCGACCTCCGCTCATCCACACGGCACACATTTTGGCCAAACATCAG GCTCCAATAGGGGTTTGGCGTAGCGGACATGGAAGGAAGGCCAGCAGAAAGTCTTTACCTTCAGAACACAGTGTAGGTGAAGCAG TGAGCAGTCAGATCTTGAAAGTGATGGATCCTCCAGAAGCGGGCAGGGGGGGCGAGATGGACTTGTGA
- the LOC131104498 gene encoding R3H domain-containing protein 1-like isoform X13, which produces MEGRAAGQVLCLCQHLPKTFAMRMSDKTDTETMKVTEVDDTASHHKDNAIQAGISEKGDREEPGSISTMDNKPVMSFKPNTKLKLVRSLAICEESFPCPILEPSPAPKDDFLLRMLEKEDGATQEQAEKEVCCDKASKADKNQRKMLSRDSSQDYTDSTGIDLHEFLVNTLKSNPRDRIMLLKLEQDILDFIGNNESQKRTFPPMTSYHRMLLHRVAAYFGMDHNVDLTGKSVVINKTTSTRIPDQKFSEHIKDDRADDFQKRYILKRDNSSFDRDDSTIRMRLKADKKSKSMEEREEEYQRARERIFAHDADHFILDRSSQDEDACMRTQQRRQMFRSQAGRSGASWQSSSETEMLPRHSEPRPWSSTDSSDSSNRLAPRPAITKASSFSGISCSLVRGDSSASSKSTGRLSKTGSESCSSVGSSSSSLSRPHRPFTVPASSRPKIPGAPLIYPAADTKGSTLSSMIRRAPLKPTPSTDATNYYVLSLEASGIPPGSVLVNPHTGKTFIHPSSSGIAYGAASAAPPAGRGPHQGKVSPHQLTSAASQQQQANQLHSQPTCPPFQPSSEAVHNPAVSYHLPPPPQFLPVCPNQQYTVPDSLNTQFSRVTLAQQSANNSGAPAADARHYAALYHHSAPVVLQGAPSQQVANYMVAGSSGGHPGMLQGQPVPLPTPGPNHAYPSSMPGHAAFPASSLSQQHTSVLQQHTYIHQPIQQMPTCYCSSTHHPQCSNQQQQQNYRPPVNPLAYNGPHSQNLPQQQVHQPVISSPVSSYQTVVGVQQTPNFALTGAQQSNIGSQMQGMMVQYSPVQSYQQVSVPHQTHQQPMLVSCQPGQGAVAVASMQPCYSLLPPPNQHTTMSSTVSFLPSPMMEQLQFPQNSPPCVAQQNQGQQYTARPRPRHSLPHRASRPQSRVSQQASHPSRSWPTSTNCSSLQSSAPVDKAPIGVWRSGHGRKASRKSLPSEHSVGEAAVSSQILKVMDPPEAGRGGEMDL; this is translated from the exons CCAGTGATGTCATTTAAG CCTAACACCAAGCTAAAGCTTGTTCGCAGCCTGGCAATTTGTGAGGAATCCTTTCCTTGTCCAATTCTTGAGCCTTCACCTGCACCTAAG GATGACTTCCTCCTTAGAATGTTAGAAAAGGAAGATGGAGCTACACAGGAGCAAGCTGAGAAAGAAGTGTGCTGCGACAAGGCAAGCAAAGCTGACAAAAACCAGAGAAAAATGCTGTCCAGAG ATTCCAGCCAAGACTACACTGACTCTACTGGCATAGATCTCCATGAGTTTTTAGTGAACACATTGAAGAGCAATCCCAG GGACCGAATTATGCTGCTGAAGCTTGAACAGGACATCTTGGACTTCATCGGCAATAACGA AAGCCAAAAAAGAACATTCCCGCCTATGACGTCCTATCACAGGATGCTGTTACACAGAGTGGCCGCCTACTTCGGGATGGACCACAACGTGGACCTCACCGGAAAGTCTGTTGTCATCAACAAAACTACCAGCACAAGAAT ACCCGATCAGAAATTCTCCGAGCACATCAAGGATGACAGGGCAGACGATTTCCAGAAACGCTACATTCTCAAACGAGACAACTCCAGCTTTGATCGCGACGACAGCACG ATTCGGATGCGTTTGAAAGCAGACAAGAAAAGCAAATCGATGGAGGAGAGGGAAGAGGAGTACCAACGAGCCAGAGAAAGGATATTTGCACATGAT GCTGATCACTTCATACTGGATAGAAG CTCTCAGGATGAAGACGCATGCATGCGCACCCAGCAGAGGCGGCAAATGTTCAG GTCACAGGCCGGACGATCGGGTGCCAGCTGGCAAAGCAGCTCAGAGACAGAGATGCTGCCGCGACACAGCGAGCCTCGACCATGGAGCAGCACTGACAGCTCGGACAGCTCCAACCGCCTGGCCCCCCGACCTGCCATCACCAAGGCCAGCAGCTTCAGCGGCATCTCCTGCAGCTTGGTGCGAGGGGACAGCAGCGCCAGCAGCAAGAGCACTGGGAGGCTTTCCAAAACAG GATCAGAATCATGCAGTAGCGTCGGTTCTTCTTCAAGTTCGCTGTCCCGTCCCCACCGGCCTTTCACCGTGCCAGCCTCTTCACGGCCCAAAATCCCAGGAGCACCTTTAATCTACCCAGCTGCAGATACTAAAGGCTCAACACTCTCCAGCATGATCAGGAGGGCCCCGTTAAAGCCAACACCTTCTACTGACGCAACAAATTATTATGTGTTGTCATTGGAGGCCTCAGGGATACCACCTGGCAGCGTTCTGGTGAATCCACACACGG GCAAGACTTTCATTCATCCCAGCAGCAGTGGCATAGCTTATGGTGCGGCCAGTGCTGCACCCCCTGCCGGCAGGGGCCCACATCAGGGCAAGGTGTCGCCACATCAGCTGACCTCTGCTGCAAGCCAGCAACAGCAAGCCAATCAACTCCACTCTCAG CCGACTTGTCCTCCATTCCAGCCGTCCTCTGAAGCCGTCCATAATCCAGCGGTCTCTtaccatcttcctcctcctcctcagttcCTGCCTGTCTGTCCTAACCAACAGTACACTGTG CCTGACTCCCTCAACACCCAATTTAGTCGTGTGACACTGGCGCAGCAGTCGGCCAACAACAGTGGCGCGCCAGCTGCTGATGCCCGCCACTATGCAGCTCTGTATCACCACTCTGCCCCGGTGGTACTGCAGGGAGCACCCTCACAGCAGGTTGCCAACTACATGGTAGCAGGGTCCTCAGGGGGGCACCCTGGAATGCTCCAAGGCCAGCCTGTGCCACTTCCAACTCCAGGTCCTAACCATGCGTATCCCAGCAGCATGCCAGGTCATGCTGCTTTCCCCGCGTCCAGTCTGAGCCAGCAACACACGAGTGTGCTCCAGCAACACACCTACATCCATCAACCAATCCAGCAG ATGCCCACATGCTACTGCTCCTCAACACACCACCCTCAGTGTTCCaaccagcagcaacagcagaacTACCGTCCGCCTGTAAACCCTCTGGCCTACAACGGCCCTCACAGCCAAAACCTGCCACAGCAGCAAG tGCACCAGCCTGTGATTTCAAGCCCTGTGTCCAGTTACCAGACCGTAGTCGGTGTACAGCAAACACCGAACTTCGCTCTCACTGGTGCCCAGCAAAGCAATATTGGCAGTCAAATGCAAGGAATGATGGTTCAGTACTCTCCAGTGCAGTCCTATCAG CAGGTGTCCGTGCCACATCAGACGCACCAGCAGCCAATGTTGGTGTCATGCCAGCCAGGACAGGGCGCGGTGGCAGTTGCTAGCATGCAGCCCTGCTACAGTCTTCTCCCTCCTCCAAACCAGCACACCACCATGAG TTCTACCGTAAGTTTCCTCCCCTCCCCAATGATGGAGCAGCTCCAGTTTCCTCAGAACTCACCCCCCTGTGTTGCCCAGCAGAACCAAGGCCAGCAGTACACAG CCCGCCCTCGTCCCCGGCACTCACTCCCTCACCGGGCCAGTCGCCCACAGTCAAGGGTCTCCCAACAGGCATCTCATCCATCCCGGTCATGGCCCACCAGCACCAACTGCAGCTCCCTACAGTCTTCTGCCCCAGTGGACAAG GCTCCAATAGGGGTTTGGCGTAGCGGACATGGAAGGAAGGCCAGCAGAAAGTCTTTACCTTCAGAACACAGTGTAGGTGAAGCAG CAGTGAGCAGTCAGATCTTGAAAGTGATGGATCCTCCAGAAGCGGGCAGGGGGGGCGAGATGGACTTGTGA
- the LOC131104498 gene encoding R3H domain-containing protein 1-like isoform X10, whose amino-acid sequence MEGRAAGQVLCLCQHLPKTFAMRMSDKTDTETMKVTEVDDTASHHKDNAIQAGISEKGDREEPGSISTMDNKDDFLLRMLEKEDGATQEQAEKEVCCDKASKADKNQRKMLSRDSSQDYTDSTGIDLHEFLVNTLKSNPRDRIMLLKLEQDILDFIGNNESQKRTFPPMTSYHRMLLHRVAAYFGMDHNVDLTGKSVVINKTTSTRIPDQKFSEHIKDDRADDFQKRYILKRDNSSFDRDDSTIRMRLKADKKSKSMEEREEEYQRARERIFAHDADHFILDRSSQDEDACMRTQQRRQMFRSQAGRSGASWQSSSETEMLPRHSEPRPWSSTDSSDSSNRLAPRPAITKASSFSGISCSLVRGDSSASSKSTGRLSKTGSESCSSVGSSSSSLSRPHRPFTVPASSRPKIPGAPLIYPAADTKGSTLSSMIRRAPLKPTPSTDATNYYVLSLEASGIPPGSVLVNPHTGKTFIHPSSSGIAYGAASAAPPAGRGPHQGKVSPHQLTSAASQQQQANQLHSQPTCPPFQPSSEAVHNPAVSYHLPPPPQFLPVCPNQQYTVPDSLNTQFSRVTLAQQSANNSGAPAADARHYAALYHHSAPVVLQGAPSQQVANYMVAGSSGGHPGMLQGQPVPLPTPGPNHAYPSSMPGHAAFPASSLSQQHTSVLQQHTYIHQPIQQMPTCYCSSTHHPQCSNQQQQQNYRPPVNPLAYNGPHSQNLPQQQVHQPVISSPVSSYQTVVGVQQTPNFALTGAQQSNIGSQMQGMMVQYSPVQSYQQVSVPHQTHQQPMLVSCQPGQGAVAVASMQPCYSLLPPPNQHTTMSSTVSFLPSPMMEQLQFPQNSPPCVAQQNQGQQYTAGLLPPPPGSGMVMLQMAAPPCQQPHTPSPCQQKQPSYKHLGLEHQRSHRPTERPPPYDNTQSSPPSSPALTPSPGQSPTVKGLPTGISSIPVMAHQHQLQLPTVFCPSGQGEAHYSLLGQPLQYKHAIRPPLIHTAHILAKHQAPIGVWRSGHGRKASRKSLPSEHSVGEAAVSSQILKVMDPPEAGRGGEMDL is encoded by the exons GATGACTTCCTCCTTAGAATGTTAGAAAAGGAAGATGGAGCTACACAGGAGCAAGCTGAGAAAGAAGTGTGCTGCGACAAGGCAAGCAAAGCTGACAAAAACCAGAGAAAAATGCTGTCCAGAG ATTCCAGCCAAGACTACACTGACTCTACTGGCATAGATCTCCATGAGTTTTTAGTGAACACATTGAAGAGCAATCCCAG GGACCGAATTATGCTGCTGAAGCTTGAACAGGACATCTTGGACTTCATCGGCAATAACGA AAGCCAAAAAAGAACATTCCCGCCTATGACGTCCTATCACAGGATGCTGTTACACAGAGTGGCCGCCTACTTCGGGATGGACCACAACGTGGACCTCACCGGAAAGTCTGTTGTCATCAACAAAACTACCAGCACAAGAAT ACCCGATCAGAAATTCTCCGAGCACATCAAGGATGACAGGGCAGACGATTTCCAGAAACGCTACATTCTCAAACGAGACAACTCCAGCTTTGATCGCGACGACAGCACG ATTCGGATGCGTTTGAAAGCAGACAAGAAAAGCAAATCGATGGAGGAGAGGGAAGAGGAGTACCAACGAGCCAGAGAAAGGATATTTGCACATGAT GCTGATCACTTCATACTGGATAGAAG CTCTCAGGATGAAGACGCATGCATGCGCACCCAGCAGAGGCGGCAAATGTTCAG GTCACAGGCCGGACGATCGGGTGCCAGCTGGCAAAGCAGCTCAGAGACAGAGATGCTGCCGCGACACAGCGAGCCTCGACCATGGAGCAGCACTGACAGCTCGGACAGCTCCAACCGCCTGGCCCCCCGACCTGCCATCACCAAGGCCAGCAGCTTCAGCGGCATCTCCTGCAGCTTGGTGCGAGGGGACAGCAGCGCCAGCAGCAAGAGCACTGGGAGGCTTTCCAAAACAG GATCAGAATCATGCAGTAGCGTCGGTTCTTCTTCAAGTTCGCTGTCCCGTCCCCACCGGCCTTTCACCGTGCCAGCCTCTTCACGGCCCAAAATCCCAGGAGCACCTTTAATCTACCCAGCTGCAGATACTAAAGGCTCAACACTCTCCAGCATGATCAGGAGGGCCCCGTTAAAGCCAACACCTTCTACTGACGCAACAAATTATTATGTGTTGTCATTGGAGGCCTCAGGGATACCACCTGGCAGCGTTCTGGTGAATCCACACACGG GCAAGACTTTCATTCATCCCAGCAGCAGTGGCATAGCTTATGGTGCGGCCAGTGCTGCACCCCCTGCCGGCAGGGGCCCACATCAGGGCAAGGTGTCGCCACATCAGCTGACCTCTGCTGCAAGCCAGCAACAGCAAGCCAATCAACTCCACTCTCAG CCGACTTGTCCTCCATTCCAGCCGTCCTCTGAAGCCGTCCATAATCCAGCGGTCTCTtaccatcttcctcctcctcctcagttcCTGCCTGTCTGTCCTAACCAACAGTACACTGTG CCTGACTCCCTCAACACCCAATTTAGTCGTGTGACACTGGCGCAGCAGTCGGCCAACAACAGTGGCGCGCCAGCTGCTGATGCCCGCCACTATGCAGCTCTGTATCACCACTCTGCCCCGGTGGTACTGCAGGGAGCACCCTCACAGCAGGTTGCCAACTACATGGTAGCAGGGTCCTCAGGGGGGCACCCTGGAATGCTCCAAGGCCAGCCTGTGCCACTTCCAACTCCAGGTCCTAACCATGCGTATCCCAGCAGCATGCCAGGTCATGCTGCTTTCCCCGCGTCCAGTCTGAGCCAGCAACACACGAGTGTGCTCCAGCAACACACCTACATCCATCAACCAATCCAGCAG ATGCCCACATGCTACTGCTCCTCAACACACCACCCTCAGTGTTCCaaccagcagcaacagcagaacTACCGTCCGCCTGTAAACCCTCTGGCCTACAACGGCCCTCACAGCCAAAACCTGCCACAGCAGCAAG tGCACCAGCCTGTGATTTCAAGCCCTGTGTCCAGTTACCAGACCGTAGTCGGTGTACAGCAAACACCGAACTTCGCTCTCACTGGTGCCCAGCAAAGCAATATTGGCAGTCAAATGCAAGGAATGATGGTTCAGTACTCTCCAGTGCAGTCCTATCAG CAGGTGTCCGTGCCACATCAGACGCACCAGCAGCCAATGTTGGTGTCATGCCAGCCAGGACAGGGCGCGGTGGCAGTTGCTAGCATGCAGCCCTGCTACAGTCTTCTCCCTCCTCCAAACCAGCACACCACCATGAG TTCTACCGTAAGTTTCCTCCCCTCCCCAATGATGGAGCAGCTCCAGTTTCCTCAGAACTCACCCCCCTGTGTTGCCCAGCAGAACCAAGGCCAGCAGTACACAG cAGGGTTGTTGCCCCCGCCCCCTGGCAGCGGTATGGTGATGCTGCAAATGGCAGCGCCCCCCTGCCAGCAGCCCCACACCCCTTCCCCCTGCCAGCAGAAGCAGCCCAGCTACAAACACCTGGGCCTTGAGCACCAGCGCAGCCACCGACCGACTGAACGGCCCCCCCCTTATGACAACACACAG AGCAGCCCGCCCTCGTCCCCGGCACTCACTCCCTCACCGGGCCAGTCGCCCACAGTCAAGGGTCTCCCAACAGGCATCTCATCCATCCCGGTCATGGCCCACCAGCACCAACTGCAGCTCCCTACAGTCTTCTGCCCCAGTGGACAAG GTGAAGCACACTACTCCCTGCTGGGTCAGCCTCTGCAGTACAAACACGCCATCCGACCTCCGCTCATCCACACGGCACACATTTTGGCCAAACATCAG GCTCCAATAGGGGTTTGGCGTAGCGGACATGGAAGGAAGGCCAGCAGAAAGTCTTTACCTTCAGAACACAGTGTAGGTGAAGCAG CAGTGAGCAGTCAGATCTTGAAAGTGATGGATCCTCCAGAAGCGGGCAGGGGGGGCGAGATGGACTTGTGA